A genomic window from Triticum urartu cultivar G1812 chromosome 7, Tu2.1, whole genome shotgun sequence includes:
- the LOC125525650 gene encoding bark storage protein A-like isoform X2, translating into MAMELSRLPLVLLLCLLASSSTTALPALAGMDRVRQQVDRANRHGPSIGLVMSYVAEDTALQASGYFRPWRVQPFVDLYGRRFHIGSIRGVNVIYALTGQRRLNAAVTVQTLLDVFTVSGIVHYGTAGSSNDSMSFGDVSVPKLVAYTGAWTWKKYKSLKEESTELNFGQFNVPNGGENLLGSLKYRNEELYSVGKPMEEVFWLPVDSAWFKIAEGLKNTGSSFSENLQCQQ; encoded by the exons ATGGCCATGGAGCTCTCCCGCCTGCCGCTGGTCCTGCTGCTCTGCTTGCTGGCCAGCTCGTCAACGACGGCCCTGCCGGCGCTGGCCGGGATGGACCGGGTGCGGCAGCAGGTCGACAGGGCGAACAGGCACGGCCCGTCCATTGGTCTCGTCATGTCGTACGTCGCCGAGGACACCGCGCTCCAGGCCTCCGGCTACTTCAGGCCTTGGCGTGTCCAGCCTTTCGTTGACCTCTACG GACGGAGGTTTCACATCGGGAGTATTCGAGGTGTGAATGTTATATACGCATTGACAGGACAACGCAGG TTGAATGCAGCTGTCACTGTACAAACTCTCCTCGATGTCTTTACCGTGTCTGGTATTGTCCATTATGGCACAGCAGGCAGCTCTAATGATTCAATGTCATTTGGAGATGTCAGTGTCCCCAAGTTAGTTGCTTATACAGGCGCTTGGACATGGAAG AAGTACAAATCACTTAAAGAAGAGTCAACAGAACTAAACTTTGGACAATTTAACGTCCCGAATGGAGGAGAGAACCTGCTAGGGTCTCTGAAATACAGAAATGAGGAGCTATACTCAGTTGGCAAGCCCATGGAAGAAGTTTTCTGGTTACCTGTAGATTCAGCATGGTTCAAAATAGCAGAAGGACTTAAG AATACCGGAAGTTCCTTTTCAGAGAATTTGCAGTGTCAACAATAG
- the LOC125525650 gene encoding bark storage protein A-like isoform X1, which yields MAMELSRLPLVLLLCLLASSSTTALPALAGMDRVRQQVDRANRHGPSIGLVMSYVAEDTALQASGYFRPWRVQPFVDLYGRRFHIGSIRGVNVIYALTGQRRLNAAVTVQTLLDVFTVSGIVHYGTAGSSNDSMSFGDVSVPKLVAYTGAWTWKKYKSLKEESTELNFGQFNVPNGGENLLGSLKYRNEELYSVGKPMEEVFWLPVDSAWFKIAEGLKVNLERCNDTFCLPKTPQVVHGLKGASADMFLDNAEYRKFLFREFAVSTIDEESAAVVMTTTSPGVPVIVFRGVSDLAGGEPTWSSTSLMNLASINALKVAVEFIATIGRQMSTPSAQSSKN from the exons ATGGCCATGGAGCTCTCCCGCCTGCCGCTGGTCCTGCTGCTCTGCTTGCTGGCCAGCTCGTCAACGACGGCCCTGCCGGCGCTGGCCGGGATGGACCGGGTGCGGCAGCAGGTCGACAGGGCGAACAGGCACGGCCCGTCCATTGGTCTCGTCATGTCGTACGTCGCCGAGGACACCGCGCTCCAGGCCTCCGGCTACTTCAGGCCTTGGCGTGTCCAGCCTTTCGTTGACCTCTACG GACGGAGGTTTCACATCGGGAGTATTCGAGGTGTGAATGTTATATACGCATTGACAGGACAACGCAGG TTGAATGCAGCTGTCACTGTACAAACTCTCCTCGATGTCTTTACCGTGTCTGGTATTGTCCATTATGGCACAGCAGGCAGCTCTAATGATTCAATGTCATTTGGAGATGTCAGTGTCCCCAAGTTAGTTGCTTATACAGGCGCTTGGACATGGAAG AAGTACAAATCACTTAAAGAAGAGTCAACAGAACTAAACTTTGGACAATTTAACGTCCCGAATGGAGGAGAGAACCTGCTAGGGTCTCTGAAATACAGAAATGAGGAGCTATACTCAGTTGGCAAGCCCATGGAAGAAGTTTTCTGGTTACCTGTAGATTCAGCATGGTTCAAAATAGCAGAAGGACTTAAG GTCAACCTTGAAAGGTGTAATGATACTTTTTGTTTACCTAAAACGCCACAAGTGGTTCATGGGCTAAAAGGAGCATCAGCTGACATGTTTCTAGACAATGCAGAATACCGGAAGTTCCTTTTCAGAGAATTTGCAGTGTCAACAATAGATGAGGAAAGCGCAGCAGTGGTGATG ACAACAACATCTCCTGGCGTACCTGTGATTGTGTTCCGGGGAGTATCGGATCTGGCTGGAGGGGAACCAACATGGTCATCAACAAGCCTGATGAACCTGGCATCTATTAATGCACTCAAAGTGGCAGTGGAGTTCATTGCTACAATTGGCAGGCAGATGTCAACACCATCAGCACAAAGTTCAAAAAACTGA
- the LOC125525649 gene encoding pentatricopeptide repeat-containing protein At1g11290, chloroplastic-like, with product MLCSASSPPPPAGGHAAADHHARLRSAATRSDLPGALAAFAAMSSSASASPVLRTFTSLLKLCAARADLATGRAVHAQLAARGLSAESLAATALANMYAKCRRPGDARRVFDRMPVRDRVAWNALVAGYARNGLAGAAMEMVVRMQEEDGERPDSVTLVSVLPACADAQALGACREVHGFAVRAGFDELVNVSTAILDVYCKCGAVEVARAVFDRMPDKNSVSWNAMIKGYAENGDATEALALFKRMVGEGVDVTDVSVLAALHACGELGYLDEGRRVHELLMRIGLESNVSVMNALITMYSKCKRTDLAAQVFDEVRYKTRISWNAMILGCTQNGRSEDAVRLFSRMQLKNVKPDSFTLVSVIPALADISDPLQARWIHGYSIRMHLDQDVYVLTALIDMYAKCGRVSIARSLFNSARERHVITWNAMIHGYGSHGFGKVAVELFEEMKSSGRVPNETTFLSVLSACSHAGLVDEGRKYFSSMKEDYGLEPGMEHYGTIVDLLGRAGKLDEAWSFIQKMPTDPGISVYGAMLGACKLHKNVELAEESAQRIFELGPDEGVYHVLLANIYANASMWKDVARVRTAMEKKGLQKTPGWSIVQLKNEIHTFYSGSTNHQQAKDIYARLAKLIEEIKAVGYMPDTDSIHDVEDDVKAQLLNTHSEKLAIAYGLIRTSPGTTIQIKKNLRVCNDCHNATKLISLVTGRK from the coding sequence ATGCTGTGCTCGGCCTCGTCGCCGCCTCCTCCCGCCGGCGGGCATGCCGCCGCCGACCACCACGCGCGCCTGAGGTCCGCGGCCACGCGCTCCGACCTGCCGGGCGCGCTCGCCGCCTTCGCCGCCATGTCCAGCTCCGCGTCCGCCAGCCCCGTCCTCCGCACCTTCACTTCCCTCCTCAAGCTCTGCGCGGCGCGCGCCGACCTCGCGACCGGCCGCGCCGTCCACGCGCAGCTCGCCGCGCGGGGGCTCTCCGCGGAGTCCCTCGCCGCCACGGCGCTGGCCAACATGTACGCCAAGTGCCGCCGGCCGGGCGACGCGCGCAGGGTGTTCGACCGTATGCCCGTGCGGGACCGCGTCGCCTGGAACGCGCTCGTGGCCGGGTACGCGCGGAACGGGCTCGCCGGGGCCGCCATGGAGATGGTCGTCCGGATgcaggaggaggacggggagcgGCCCGACTCCGTCACGCTCGTGTCTGTGCTGCCCGCCTGCGCCGACGCCCAGGCGCTCGGGGCCTGCCGCGAGGTGCACGGGTTCGCGGTCCGCGCTGGCTTCGACGAGCTCGTCAATGTCTCCACGGCGATCCTTGACGTGTACTGCAAGTGCGGGGCGGTTGAGGTTGCCAGGGCTGTCTTTGATCGGATGCCGGATAAGAACTCTGTTTCTTGGAATGCCATGATCAAGGGGTATGCTGAGAATGGGGATGCTACTGAGGCTCTCGCGCTGTTCAAGAGGATGGTGGGGGAGGGCGTTGATGTGACGGATGTATCTGTGCTGGCAGCATTGCACGCCTGTGGTGAGCTTGGGTATCTTGATGAGGGGAGACGTGTCCATGAGCTACTCATGAGAATTGGGCTGGAGTCAAATGTGTCAGTGATGAATGCGCTGATCACCATGTACTCCAAGTGCAAGAGGACCGACCTCGCTGCCCAGGTTTTCGATGAGGTGCGCTACAAGACACGGATCTCCTGGAACGCCATGATCCTCGGGTGCACACAGAATGGAAGGTCAGAAGATGCAGTCAGGCTCTTCTCTAGGATGCAGCTGAAAAATGTGAAGCCTGATTCGTTCACTCTCGTCAGTGTCATTCCTGCACTTGCCGACATCTCAGATCCACTGCAGGCAAGATGGATCCATGGTTACTCTATCAGGATGCACCTAGATCAGGATGTGTATGTTCTGACAGCCCTTATTGACATGTACGCAAAATGCGGCCGTGTCAGTATAGCTAGAAGTCTCTTCAACTCAGCAAGGGAGAGGCATGTTATCACATGGAATGCGATGATCCATGGGTACGGCTCACATGGTTTTGGCAAGGTTGCAGTTGAGCTGTTTGAAGAGATGAAAAGTTCTGGCAGAGTGCCCAACGAGACGACATTCCTTTCGGTCCTCTCGGCATGCAGTCATGCTGGTTTGGTTGATGAAGGGCGGAAATATTTTTCGAGCATGAAGGAGGACTATGGGCTTGAACCTGGGATGGAGCACTATGGTACCATCGTGGATCTTCTTGGCCGAGCTGGGAAGCTAGATGAAGCATGGTCTTTTATCCAAAAGATGCCTACGGATCCTGGCATTAGTGTTTACGGTGCAATGTTAGGCGCTTGCAAGTTGCACAAGAATGTGGAATTGGCAGAAGAATCAGCGCAGAGGATCTTTGAGCTAgggccagatgaaggtgtgtatCATGTCCTCCTAGCTAACATTTATGCAAATGCTTCAATGTGGAAGGATGTTGCAAGGGTTAGAACTGCTATGGAGAAGAAAGGCCTCCAAAAGACTCCTGGATGGAGTATTGTGCAGCTCAAGAATGAGATTCATACCTTCTATTCTGGAAGCACAAATCACCAGCAGGCAAAGGACATTTATGCAAGGTTGGCTAAGCTAATAGAAGAGATCAAAGCTGTGGGGTATATGCCGGACACTGATTCTATACATGATGTAGAAGATGATGTCAAGGCACAGTTACTCAACACCCACAGCGAGAAACTTGCCATTGCATATGGACTCATCCGCACATCCCCTGGTACAACAATTCAGATAAAGAAGAACCTCCGCGTCTGTAACGACTGTCACAATGCAACCAAGTTAATATCTCTGGTGACAGGACGGAAATAA